Proteins encoded by one window of Anaeromyxobacter diazotrophicus:
- a CDS encoding transposase, with translation MSRIPRRLLVEENSTNHCTWRSHGFSLVLDCDEACEKFLALVRKYKEKFGIQILSYCLMGTHPHVMCTATRGQRAFSDFWKLVNWGFARWYNRRTKGRGQVVMERLRSPLIQDGRHQLEVMRYGDLNPVRAKLTRSAAAWKWSSHRHYAYGEPNDLITDAPEYLALGATGPQRRKNYLHLFAQRFLKPLLVRRSDLVEAPFVGEASWLARRLLACGLSPPG, from the coding sequence GTGTCCCGGATCCCACGCCGCCTCCTGGTCGAGGAGAACTCCACCAACCACTGCACGTGGCGGAGCCACGGCTTCAGTCTCGTGCTCGATTGCGACGAGGCCTGCGAGAAGTTCCTCGCACTCGTCCGGAAGTACAAAGAGAAGTTCGGAATCCAGATCCTCTCTTACTGCCTCATGGGTACCCACCCGCACGTCATGTGCACGGCCACCCGCGGGCAGCGCGCCTTCAGCGACTTCTGGAAGCTCGTCAACTGGGGGTTCGCCCGCTGGTACAATCGGCGGACCAAGGGCCGCGGGCAGGTCGTCATGGAGCGCCTACGTTCCCCGCTCATCCAGGACGGCCGCCATCAGCTCGAGGTCATGCGCTACGGCGACCTCAACCCGGTGCGGGCCAAGCTGACCCGCTCGGCCGCTGCCTGGAAGTGGTCCAGCCACCGGCACTATGCCTACGGCGAGCCGAACGATCTCATCACCGACGCGCCGGAGTACCTGGCGCTCGGCGCGACCGGGCCGCAGCGCCGCAAGAACTACCTGCACCTCTTCGCGCAGCGCTTTCTGAAGCCGCTGCTGGTTCGCCGCTCCGACCTGGTCGAGGCGCCGTTCGTCGGCGAGGCCTCGTGGCTCGCCCGGCGGCTCCTCGCCTGCGGGCTCTCGCCGCCAGGCTGA
- a CDS encoding cobalamin B12-binding domain-containing protein: MATPQRKLRIIVAKPGLDGHDRGAKIIARALRDAGFEVIYTGLHQTPEMIVATALQEDVDAVGMSIMSGAHMTLFPAVVDLLREKGAGEVVVFGGGIIPQDDVPRLKEKGVSEVFLPGASTQVIIDWIREHIRPRAEAA, translated from the coding sequence ATGGCCACCCCGCAGCGGAAGCTCCGCATCATCGTCGCCAAGCCCGGGCTCGACGGCCACGATCGCGGTGCCAAGATCATCGCCCGCGCCCTCCGCGATGCCGGCTTCGAGGTCATCTACACCGGCCTGCACCAGACGCCCGAGATGATCGTCGCGACCGCGCTGCAGGAGGACGTCGACGCCGTCGGCATGTCCATCATGTCGGGCGCCCACATGACGCTCTTCCCGGCGGTGGTGGACCTCCTGCGCGAGAAGGGCGCGGGCGAGGTGGTGGTCTTCGGGGGCGGGATCATCCCGCAGGACGACGTGCCCCGGCTGAAGGAGAAGGGCGTCTCCGAGGTGTTCCTGCCCGGCGCCTCCACCCAGGTCATCATCGACTGGATCCGCGAGCACATCCGGCCCCGCGCCGAGGCGGCCTGA
- a CDS encoding enoyl-CoA hydratase-related protein: MAEWLVEDRGAIEVWTIDGAARRNSITRAMLQGLHAELARVAARREVRCVVVTGGGDRAFCAGADLKERARMSEEEVHAFHRELREGLLGFEASPKVFLAALNGFALGGGFELALACDLRVMSSSAELGLPEVGLGIIPGGGGTQRLARAVGVARAKDLVLTARRLGAAEALAYGVVTRVAPPERLREAALEMAAEVARNAPVSLRQAKRAIDGGLHLPLADALDLEHQLYQDCLGTKDRLEALAAFAEKRRPVFTGE; encoded by the coding sequence ATGGCCGAGTGGCTCGTCGAGGACCGCGGCGCGATCGAGGTCTGGACCATCGACGGCGCCGCGCGGCGGAACTCCATCACGCGCGCCATGCTCCAGGGGCTCCACGCCGAGCTGGCGCGCGTCGCGGCCCGCCGCGAGGTGCGGTGCGTCGTCGTGACCGGGGGAGGGGACCGCGCCTTCTGCGCCGGCGCGGACCTGAAGGAGCGGGCGCGCATGAGCGAGGAGGAGGTGCACGCCTTCCACCGCGAGCTGCGCGAGGGCCTCCTCGGCTTCGAGGCGTCACCCAAGGTGTTCCTGGCGGCGTTGAACGGCTTCGCGCTCGGCGGCGGGTTCGAGCTCGCGCTCGCCTGCGACCTGCGCGTCATGTCCAGCTCGGCCGAGCTGGGTCTGCCAGAGGTGGGGCTCGGCATCATCCCCGGCGGCGGCGGCACGCAGCGGCTCGCGCGCGCGGTGGGCGTGGCGCGGGCGAAGGACCTCGTCCTGACCGCGCGCCGGCTGGGCGCGGCCGAGGCGCTCGCGTACGGCGTCGTCACCCGGGTCGCGCCGCCGGAGCGGCTGCGCGAGGCGGCGCTGGAGATGGCGGCCGAGGTGGCGCGCAACGCGCCGGTCTCGCTGCGGCAGGCGAAGCGCGCCATCGACGGCGGCCTGCACCTGCCGCTCGCGGACGCGCTCGACCTGGAGCACCAGCTGTACCAGGACTGCCTCGGCACGAAGGACCGGCTGGAGGCGCTGGCGGCGTTCGCCGAGAAGCGGCGGCCGGTGTTCACGGGGGAGTGA
- a CDS encoding hydroxymethylglutaryl-CoA lyase — protein MPTRVTVYEVGPRDGLQNEARVVPTPEKLRLLRLLADAGLPRIEATSFVSPKWIPALADAGDVVAALPPRGGLRYLVLVPNAKGLERLLAARAAAGPGAAPVDAAVFMSASESHNQKNIHKSLAETYAAFEEVVPPALAKGLRVRGYVSTAFGCPYEGAVAPERVVEVTERLLALGCYQVSLGDTIGVGTPNQARRLLELALARARPEQLALHMHDTRGTALANVLVGLEAGLTTFDASVGGLGGCPYAPGAAGNLATEDLVYMLHGMGYETGVDWPLLIAAGELAQRLVGRPLPGKALQAELASRTLLAGKEG, from the coding sequence ATGCCGACGCGCGTCACCGTCTACGAGGTCGGCCCGCGCGACGGGCTGCAGAACGAGGCGCGGGTCGTCCCCACGCCGGAGAAGCTCCGCCTGCTGCGGCTCCTGGCCGACGCCGGGCTGCCGCGGATCGAGGCGACGAGCTTCGTCTCCCCGAAGTGGATCCCGGCGCTGGCGGACGCCGGCGACGTGGTCGCCGCGCTGCCCCCCCGCGGCGGGCTCCGCTACCTCGTGCTGGTGCCGAACGCGAAGGGCCTCGAGCGGCTCCTCGCGGCGCGCGCCGCGGCCGGGCCGGGCGCCGCGCCGGTGGACGCGGCGGTGTTCATGTCCGCCTCCGAGTCGCACAACCAGAAGAACATCCACAAGAGCCTCGCCGAGACCTACGCCGCCTTCGAGGAGGTGGTGCCGCCCGCGCTCGCGAAGGGACTGCGGGTGCGGGGCTACGTCTCGACGGCGTTCGGCTGCCCGTACGAGGGCGCGGTGGCGCCGGAGCGCGTGGTGGAGGTGACCGAGCGCCTGCTCGCGCTCGGGTGCTACCAGGTGTCGCTCGGCGACACGATCGGGGTCGGCACGCCCAACCAGGCGCGGCGCCTGCTCGAGCTCGCCCTCGCCCGCGCCCGACCGGAGCAGCTCGCGCTCCACATGCACGATACCCGCGGCACCGCGCTCGCGAACGTGCTCGTCGGCCTCGAGGCCGGGCTCACCACCTTCGACGCCTCGGTGGGCGGGCTCGGCGGGTGCCCGTACGCGCCGGGCGCGGCCGGCAACCTCGCCACCGAGGACCTCGTCTACATGCTGCACGGCATGGGCTACGAGACCGGCGTCGACTGGCCGCTCCTCATCGCCGCGGGGGAGCTGGCGCAGCGGCTGGTGGGGCGGCCGCTGCCCGGGAAGGCGCTGCAGGCGGAGCTGGCGTCGCGCACCCTCCTCGCTGGAAAGGAAGGCTGA